Proteins from a genomic interval of Nitrospinaceae bacterium:
- a CDS encoding 1-deoxy-D-xylulose-5-phosphate synthase, whose amino-acid sequence MGELLDRIDSPDDLKKISEEELPQVVSEIRDMIVQVTSETGGHLGASMGAAELVVALHYLFDTPRDKIIFDVGHQAYAHKILTGRRDKFGTLRQWGGIAGFPDRRESEYDALNVAHGGTSISAALGMATARDLQGEDYNVVAVIGDGSLTAGMAMEGLNNAGHMKRDVTVILNDNKMGISKNVGAMCSYLSRIMTGEWANRARKVRDDVQKILSHLPLGDTAVALMDRVEDSVKNFIVPGMLFEELGFRYIGPVDGHRLDLLIPTLRNIMKMKGPNLVHVVTQKGYGYPYSEKEPITYHGVTKFDPETGEFKKKAPGPPAYAKVFTETMAKLSRKDEKVVAISAAMLEGTALVNYQEEFPDRCFDVGMCEQHAVTFAAGLALQGMKPVAAIYSTFLQRAYDQIIHDVCLTNVPVTFALDRAGLVGDDGPTHQGAFDIAYLRCLPNMIVMSPKDENELQRMTLTAIEYQGPAAVRFPRGSGEGVEMDDEIKPLSIGEAELLREGDDVAIIALGPMVGLSMESAAQLEELKIQAAVLNLRFVKPLDEEKILALAKGCKHIVTIEEGTRVGGMGSAVVELLAEKGVRDVAVTRLGLPDRFIEHGSPQIQREDCGLTPGDITQAARDLIEGRAREASSLTGHA is encoded by the coding sequence ATGGGCGAGCTTCTTGACCGGATTGATAGTCCGGATGATCTGAAAAAAATAAGCGAGGAAGAGCTGCCGCAGGTCGTCAGTGAGATCCGCGACATGATTGTGCAGGTGACCTCCGAGACGGGGGGGCATTTGGGCGCCTCGATGGGAGCGGCCGAGCTCGTTGTTGCGCTGCACTATCTCTTTGACACGCCCCGCGACAAAATTATTTTCGACGTGGGCCATCAGGCCTATGCACATAAAATCCTCACAGGCCGCCGCGACAAATTTGGCACGCTCCGCCAGTGGGGCGGTATCGCTGGTTTTCCCGATAGGCGCGAGAGCGAGTATGACGCGCTCAATGTTGCCCACGGGGGCACTTCGATTTCCGCCGCGCTTGGCATGGCCACCGCTCGTGATCTCCAGGGCGAGGACTATAATGTCGTTGCCGTCATCGGTGATGGCAGCCTCACTGCGGGCATGGCGATGGAAGGGCTCAATAACGCCGGCCACATGAAACGCGATGTCACAGTCATCCTGAACGACAACAAAATGGGCATCTCGAAAAACGTGGGTGCAATGTGCTCCTACCTCTCGCGGATTATGACCGGCGAGTGGGCCAATCGGGCCCGCAAGGTGCGCGATGATGTGCAAAAGATCCTCTCCCATCTGCCCCTGGGCGATACGGCGGTGGCGCTCATGGACAGGGTCGAGGATTCGGTGAAGAATTTTATTGTGCCGGGGATGCTTTTTGAAGAGCTGGGCTTTCGCTATATAGGACCGGTGGACGGCCATCGCTTGGACCTGCTCATCCCGACCCTTCGCAATATAATGAAGATGAAGGGCCCGAATCTTGTCCACGTTGTCACCCAAAAAGGCTACGGCTATCCCTACAGCGAAAAAGAGCCCATCACTTACCACGGTGTGACGAAATTTGATCCCGAGACGGGCGAGTTCAAGAAAAAAGCCCCCGGCCCCCCTGCCTACGCCAAGGTTTTCACGGAGACCATGGCCAAGCTGAGCCGCAAGGATGAAAAGGTGGTGGCCATTTCGGCGGCCATGTTAGAGGGCACGGCGCTCGTGAACTACCAAGAAGAGTTTCCGGATCGCTGCTTCGATGTGGGCATGTGCGAGCAGCACGCCGTAACCTTCGCGGCCGGGCTCGCGCTCCAGGGGATGAAGCCCGTTGCGGCCATTTACTCAACGTTCCTCCAGCGGGCCTACGATCAAATTATCCATGATGTGTGCCTGACGAACGTGCCCGTTACTTTCGCGCTCGACCGCGCAGGCCTTGTGGGCGATGACGGCCCCACGCACCAGGGCGCCTTTGACATTGCCTATCTGCGTTGCCTGCCCAATATGATTGTCATGTCGCCCAAAGATGAAAACGAACTCCAGCGCATGACCCTGACCGCGATTGAGTATCAGGGGCCCGCCGCCGTCCGCTTCCCGAGAGGCTCTGGCGAGGGCGTCGAAATGGACGATGAAATTAAGCCCCTGTCGATTGGCGAGGCCGAACTTCTCCGCGAGGGGGACGATGTGGCGATCATCGCACTTGGGCCCATGGTGGGGCTCTCCATGGAATCGGCGGCGCAGCTTGAGGAGCTTAAGATACAGGCTGCCGTGTTAAACCTCCGGTTCGTCAAGCCTCTCGATGAGGAGAAAATCCTCGCACTCGCCAAAGGGTGCAAGCACATCGTCACGATAGAGGAGGGAACTCGTGTCGGCGGCATGGGCTCTGCGGTTGTTGAATTGCTCGCCGAAAAAGGTGTTCGCGATGTCGCTGTGACCCGGCTCGGGCTCCCCGACCGTTTTATCGAGCACGGCTCGCCCCAGATTCAGCGCGAGGACTGCGGCCTCACCCCTGGAGACATTACCCAGGCGGCCCGCGATCTCATCGAGGGCCGGGCCCGGGAAGCTTCCTCGCTCACTGGGCATGCCTAA